AGGTGAAAATATCGGATACGTGCCGAGAATCGTACGGTGGGTATTTGGCGGGAACTCCTGAGCAACGAGCGGCTGAGCTAAATGCCATGTTCGTCGACGAGGAAGTAGACGGGATCATGTGCATGCGTGGCGGTTACGGTTCCCCGCAAATCCTGTCTTTGCTCGACTATGACCTCATCGCCCAAAACCCGAAGCTGTTTATCGGCTACAGCGACATTACGGCGCTGCATACCGTTTTTGGACAGCGTGCGAATCTGGCTACCCTTCACGGACCGATGGCTACCTCAGACATTGCGCATGGATTGGATGACTGGTCCAAGCAATATTTGCTGCGCGCCATGACTCGCCCCGAGCCATTGGGAGCGATCATGAATCCGCCGGGGGAAGAAATCGTCTGTCTCGTCGAAGGTCAGGCAGCTGGACCTGTAGTCGGCGGGAATCTCGCCCTCGTCTCCGCGTTGATGGGGACCCCGTACCAGCTCGATACGAGAGGCAAGCTGTTGTTTTTGGAGGATATCGACGAGGAGCCGTACCGGATTGACCGCATGCTGACACAGCTTGCTCAGGGTGGCTTGTTTGATGATTGTGCGGGCGTCGTCATCGGGACCTGGACCGATTGTGAGCCGAAAAAGCGCGAAGGCTTCTCAGTCTGGGATGTGTTTCAAAATATCGTCGTACCGTACGGAAAGCCGACCATCTGGAACATACAGATCGGGCATGGCGCGTGCAACATTGCTCTCCCTCTGGGCGTAGAGGCCAGTCTCGACGCGACAAACGGTGAGCTGGTGATCGAAGAAAGTGTAACGATATAACGAGATTGCTTTTTCTTTCAAGAAGGCTTCCCCAACTATCGCAGAGTTGGTGGAGGCCTTTTTGGGTTATTTTGAAAAATAAGGAAACAGGACGTTTGACCCATAAATTATTTTCCAATTTATCCCGATTATTAGATGGAATGTAAAAATAAGACGAAATATGGAAGTTGCTTGCGGAGGATTTTTTGGGAAGGGGAGATAGGTCTAATGATGCTAGCGTTACTTCAAGCACTTGCAATGGGGTTGTTCAGCCCCGAGTACTCATATGTCGTGCGGGGAGCGACTCTCAAGTGCAGTCAGGGAACCGACCCCGGCGTATTGAATTTACCTTTGTGCCATGGCGTTTACAGCCTTAACAAGCCTGTTATGAATGTCGCCGATCACGTCCCCGGCGTGAATATCGGATGCTTTGGGTTTTGCAAAGCGGCAGGAGGAGTGGAGTGTGTACCACAGACGTTCTCGAAATGGACAGATGGAAAACACGATGTGCTCATCGACAACGAGCATGCCTTGCTGAGCAGGTCGCAGCTGGTTTGCAATCGTTCAGGCATCATCACGATTGAAAAAGAC
This genomic stretch from Brevibacillus brevis harbors:
- a CDS encoding S66 peptidase family protein codes for the protein MNKGKALRAGDTIGVVATSSPATEEVLNKAMAELQGLGYKVKISDTCRESYGGYLAGTPEQRAAELNAMFVDEEVDGIMCMRGGYGSPQILSLLDYDLIAQNPKLFIGYSDITALHTVFGQRANLATLHGPMATSDIAHGLDDWSKQYLLRAMTRPEPLGAIMNPPGEEIVCLVEGQAAGPVVGGNLALVSALMGTPYQLDTRGKLLFLEDIDEEPYRIDRMLTQLAQGGLFDDCAGVVIGTWTDCEPKKREGFSVWDVFQNIVVPYGKPTIWNIQIGHGACNIALPLGVEASLDATNGELVIEESVTI
- a CDS encoding DUF4280 domain-containing protein, with translation MMLALLQALAMGLFSPEYSYVVRGATLKCSQGTDPGVLNLPLCHGVYSLNKPVMNVADHVPGVNIGCFGFCKAAGGVECVPQTFSKWTDGKHDVLIDNEHALLSRSQLVCNRSGIITIEKDGQD